Within the Candidatus Omnitrophota bacterium genome, the region TTGGAGTAAATATAGAAAAGAGGAGTGGCGATCCCGGAGCGGCGCGAGGTACCAAGCCTTTGCCAATGAGCTCCTGTGACCGTCTTTAGAAGGTATTCGTAACTAAGTTGAGAGGGATCGCTTAGGCCAGAAACTTTCACCGGTTCAGAATATCACAAGTCCGCTTTCCCTGCGACGGTGCTCAGCGAGCACCGGGAATCGGCTTGACGGGTCTTACACACATTGTTAATCTGTAATGGTCCTCAAACTGTTTGCGACCCATACGGTTGCGACATAAGGAAGGACGGGGGAGTGACCTATCCTTCATCTGATCGCAGGCGAGCCACGCGCTTCCATAAGGCCCTGACCCTGCACTACCGTTTGCACGGCGGTGAAGGGGAATGGAAGATGGTGTTGCTTGCCAATCTCAGCACAAACGGCGCGCGTTTCATGAGCGAAGATGCATTTGAAGTGGATACGCTCCTGGAGTGCCTCATCGGATTGCCTTCCGCACAACGGGTGGAGGCCATCGGCAGGGTTGTCTGGAACAAAAAACTCGGCACCCAGTTTGTGGACTACGGCGTGCAGTTCAAGTACATCTCGGCAGAGAACAAAGAGGCTTTGCGAACGACCTTAGAGGAGCTCGACCATGACCGAACCCGTTGATGAACGCCGTCACGGTGACCGCATCAACAGACATCTGAGTTTTCATTACCGCCCCTTGGGCCAGGAACATAAAGCATGGAATCTGGTCCAGCTCAAAGATTTGAGCGAGACGGGGGTTGCTTTTGTCAGTCAGGAAGACCTGGCTCTGGAATCAACCTATGAATGCCAGTTAACGATCCCCACCCGCAGCGCAAGGCTGCATTTGGTCGGGCGTGTGAAGCGCATCCA harbors:
- a CDS encoding PilZ domain-containing protein — its product is MTYPSSDRRRATRFHKALTLHYRLHGGEGEWKMVLLANLSTNGARFMSEDAFEVDTLLECLIGLPSAQRVEAIGRVVWNKKLGTQFVDYGVQFKYISAENKEALRTTLEELDHDRTR
- a CDS encoding PilZ domain-containing protein, which translates into the protein MTEPVDERRHGDRINRHLSFHYRPLGQEHKAWNLVQLKDLSETGVAFVSQEDLALESTYECQLTIPTRSARLHLVGRVKRIHKSSPRFTEYGLMFEEINEVDLISLKSLVQTINEGRNPSV